AGAGACGCATcaggccgtcgccgcccggGTAGGAGACGGTCGGGTCCGGCGTCACTGCGCCGTCAATGAGGttggcgtcgcgctcgctcgtcgacgtctgctcgagctggatgTTCATCTtttcgagctgctcgccgatATTCATAAACGACCACACGAGGCCGGACTCGTCGTTTGCGTGgcccgcctcgtcgctgccggccaGCATGATGGGcccccgcgcgcgcgtcgcgaggtTCTCGGCCTGCGAGCGgtccggcgcggcggtcgccgtgaggccgccgccgcggtccGAGATGCGGATCGTCATGTCGGCGCGGTCGGGCCCCTCGACGATCGTCAGGCGCACATCCGGCGGAttcggcgtcgcctcgccgtcggtccTATAGTGCCGCATCGTGGACTGCATCGACACCTTgcacagctcgagcaggatAAACTCGAGGTGAGCGGGCAGGTAGGCGATGTGCACGTCCGtgtcgccctcgacgacgacatTTGGGATACGCGTGTCGTCCGTACTCCAGTTGTATAGCTGCGCAAtcgactcgcgcgcgaTTGCGACGCTCTTTTCAATCGCCTGCAGCACGCTCAGGTGCGTATCGATCATGCCGATCTTGGTCGAAATGCGCGGCTCCTTGCCGGACGACTGCATGACGGACAGCGCAATGTGCTGCTTCGCAAGGACTTCACGCGAGACTTgcgagcgcagcatgcGTGCAAGGAACAGGTCGACCGTCTCGGGCTCCATGTAGTGCACACACTCCCGGCTGATGCCCGCGATGAGCGACAGCTTGCTCTTGCGCTCCGACAGGAGCTGCGTCACGACCCTGATCAGCTCCTCGttctgctcgagcgtctggaTCTTGtccatgcggcgcagcgtctcaAACGTGCTCCAGTAGTACTGGTAGATCGAGTCCAGCTGCTCGTTCGACATTGCCACAAACGGGAGCGTCTGCATGTCGCggaggcggtgcgcgatGCGGGTCGtgagctcggtgcgcaggtAGTTAGCACTCTCCAtcagcagcgcacggttgcgccgcgcgctctgcCCAAAGAGAATCAGCTGCCGGAGCGTGGTGCGCTTCGCGGGGACATTGGCCCACTGCTCGACCATGCGGTTGCGATAGAAGAAAcggccaagcgccgccgagtcctcgtcgctcgccgcggccgtagacggcgtcgagatgcgcggcgcaccgcacacacgcgccgacgtccacAGCCGGGCCGCACCGACGCGCGGAagtcgctgcgccagcgtcATGGAATGTGGAGAACGCATGGATCACTATTTGCCAAAGGTAAATacgggcgccgccggcttggcctcggccggCTTTTGGGTGGGCTccgcgggcgcaggcgcctcaAGCTTgggcggtgcaggcgcctcgagcttcGGGGCAGGCGGCCCAGGCTTGGGAGCGGCCTTTGCCTTTGCCTCGCGATTCGCGCGAATCTGTGCCATGAGCTGCTCCTCCCGCCGGCGCTTCGCCGCCTGGTCgagtgcgctgcgtgcgggcGACAAGGGCGACGGGGATGCGGCGtagcgctgcgcgcgaaggaggtgcggcgacgcgcgaggcgccggcgagcggcccagcgcgaggcggcgcgacgcggacaGATTGTCGCCGGACACGTTGGCCGAGATCGACGAGGAAAACGAGCGGGAGTCGTCGCTCATCGACGCGCCGAACGAGTCATCGCCCGCcacggagctcgcgcgcgagcgggcgagctgctgcgggGTGCGTGTCGCATCGTTGtacagcagctcgccgccagtccgccgcagctgcgccttggagcggcgcgagacGAGACTCGCGAGACTGTCTTCGACATTGTCGTCGCTCGCAAGCGCCATCGGCGAGCCGGCATCCGTGTTCTTGgcaagcgcgagctcgtgctgccACGAGAGCTGCTTCTTGCGCTTCGCCTCCTCGTACTCGTCGTGCGAGAGAAACTTTTCGATATAGGTTGGGACCTTGGTCTTGGAGTCGGCGTGCGTTGCGTCGCGGGGCATCCTGTACTTGGGCTTCATCTCGACCAGCGTCACGAGACGGCGGGGAATGCcgtcctcgccgatgcgccagCGCAGCCCGTTTGCATCGAGCCACTCGTCGCCAGGGCCGTGGTCCATCGTGGtatccgcctcgcgcttccGGGGCccgtgctcgtcgccgggcaccagctcgtcctcctcgtccatcgACTCGGCGTCCGAGTCGTACGGCTGGCTCGAATCGGACAGATCTGTGCCCGAGACGTCGGCcatctcctcgtcgtcgtccacgGGCTCTTTGCGCGCGGCTTTTCGCGTGCGTggcggctcgtcctcggcgtggCGCTTGCGTGGCGCCTCCGTGTCTGTGGCCTTGGCAGGCGCGGTGCGGTTGCGcttcgccgccgcgccgtccgcaTCCGAGTGCGCGCGTTTGTGTCCGTGCGCGTTGCTCCGTGTGATGGTGCGATTGCGCTGcatcgccggcggcgccggcggcgccggctcgtgcgacggcgcacggctcgcgcgcaccgccttcCCCGGATTCTCCTTTGGAACGGTCCGCTGGGGAGCCGGCTGGGCGCGTCCAAAGACGTCTTGGCACTCTTTGAGCTGCTCCTCAAAAgcgcgctggcggcgcTGTGCCGCATCCGCCGCGGCTTCGGCGAGCGGGCGCTTGTCCGAGTCGGGGATACCGGccttgcgtcgctgctcCAACACAAACTGCTGGGTCCGCGTGTGGATGGACCACCGGCGCCAGAACACCACGAGCCAGTAcgcgcccagcgccgcgaacAGGCCTTTCAGCACCGACATGGCACCGGACGGAACGAGTGGAGGCACGTGGGAAAAACGTGGAGGACGCGCAGCTGACCCTATGACCTCATCTAGTGGAGGAAACTTTCTCCGGAGTTGACCCTAGGTTAAACCAtttcgccgcgcagccctGCATTTTTGCTTAGCTCCGCCAACATGGATCGTTTGCGGCACTTTATCAGGCACGGCAAGGCCGCCATGTCGGTGCCCGCAGCTGACATGTCCACTGACAGTGCGAGCGAAGTATCTACGCCGCCGATTGCAgtctcggcggcgcaggtgaCGCCCGCCACGGTGGCTGGCACGACCGCCGTGCCCATGTTCCTGAGTCCGTCGCCTTCGCAGCAGTCGATCTGGTCGGCGAACGgcccgccggcgcagccggcgaCGGATGCATCccgcgcgcccgaggccaagaCCATCCAccagcaggtcgagcagattgtcgcgcaggagcgcgaggcggccgccgccgcgctgcccaGGTACGAGGGCCTTCCGGAGCAGTTTGAGCTCGTCGAAAAGCTTGGAGACGGCACGTTTTCGGTTGTGTACAAAGCGCTCGACCACGCCTCGGGAAAGCACGTCGCGGTCAAGATCGTGCGCAAGCAGGACAAGTCGCAGGACGCGCAGCGGGTCGaccccgcgctgcgcgagcagaaCCGCGCAACGGAGCGTGCGACGATCCTCAAGGAGGTGCAAAtcatgcgccgcctgcgccacgacTCGATCGTGCAGCTCCTCTCCTTTAccgagtcggacgagcACTGCTTTTTGGTCATGGAGCTGCTGaacggcggcgagctctTTGAGCAGATCGTCAAGCTGACTTATTTgagcgagccgctcgcgcgccatgTCATCCTCcaggtcgcgcacggcaTCCGCTACATGCACGAAGAGTGCGGCATCGTACACCGCGACATCAAGCCCGAGAACCTCTTGTTTGATTCGCTGGAGATTATTCCCAGCGAGAACCCCGTCAAGCGTCCCTATGACGAAGACAAGATGGACGAGGGCGTGTTCCGTGacggcatcggcggcggcggcatcggcCGCGTAAAGATTGCCGACTTTGGCCTGAGCAAGATTGTGTGGGAGGAAAATACCAAGACGCCGTGCGGCACGGTGGGCtacgcggcgcccgagaTCGTCAAGGACGAGCAATATTCCAAGAGCGTCGACATGTGGGCGCTCGGCTGCGTGCTGTACACGCTCCTCTGCGGCTTCCCGCCATTCTACGACGAGTCGATCAAGACGCTCTCGGAAAAGGTGTCCAAGGGCGAGTACTCCTTCCTGAGCCCGTGGTGGGACGATATCAGCGACTCGGCCAAGGACCTGGTGTCGCACCTGCTCACCGTCGACGTGTCGAAGCGCTTCACCATCGACCAgttcctcgcgcacgaATGGTGCCGGGCCGCCGACCCCTcgacggccgaggcgatccCTATTCCCCACTcggcggccaaggcggaTGCCAAGGTCCACTGGCACAGACAGGACCACGTCTTGGATTCGccgctccttgcgccggCCCACCGCAaggacgccgacgaggacgcgggTGTGCGCACCGCCAATGCGtaccgcctgcgcgaggcgttcGACGTGTCCTTTGCAGTGCACCGCATCGAAGAAGAgatgcagcagcgcatgcgcgtcAGCAAAGAGAGCCGCCGCGAACGTGCCTGGCGCTCGATTAACGCGGActcgggcgacgacgagcggcgcacggtcgacgccgcgcgccggcgccacggcaaggacgccgcgcgcgccatcTCGGAACGGCGGCAGACGGTCCTGCAAAAGGACAAGAACGACACGCCGCCCAGGCGGCAAGCCTTTAACCTGCACCTCGAGGGTGCGAccatcctcgagcgccgcaaacGCGCGGTGGCCCAGGGCGACACGGCCAAGAGCGAGCTGCCGCACTacacggccgaggcgctgattCCGATCCCGTCTGGCGTGGCGTAGCGCCTATATACCTCTGTAGTGTACACTGTTATAACGACTAGATACGCCCAACCGCCACCGTCTCGGTCGCAGCTTTTTGCAGGCGGTTCATCACGGCGAGGCCCATGCCCGTCTCGGGGAtctcctcgacgaggatcAGGTCGCAGgcgcccgctgcgccgtcccacacgacctcggcgtcgagcgtgcgcaggccgtcaaagaggcgctgcgcggccatggcaggcgtcgcgaggaggccgagcgaGTAGACACACATACGCTGCTCGCCTgcggcgacgaccggcGAGAGGCGGCTGCCGCCCGCctccgcacggcgctcccCCGCCCaggacgagagcgagggcgcaagctcggcgacgacggccaTGAGCGGCGAGTCGACTGCGCACATCACGCcgatgcgcgtcgcgccggcgtgccgccgcgcggccgtggcgtcgtgtgcgccggcagcggcctcttgcagcgcggcgcactgctTTTCCAAGAGCGCACGCAGAGACACGTCCGACGTTGCCGCATGCTGCACAagcagcacgcgcgcctcgggcgagTAGTGGCGGTACTTCATAcccggcgtcgtcggcgtctcTTCTGCGGCCTTGGtccgctcgagcgtcttgccgtACACGCGGAgctccgccgcgtcgctcgtcgcattcggcgcgccggcgagcaggccgtgcgctgccaGGGCGTCCCGGATCCCTTCGACCGATACGCCACCCGGACGCAGCacacgcacctcgccgggcACCGTGACCGCATCCACGACCGTGctctcgacgccgacggagcatgcgccgccgtcgacaATGTACTTGAGCACGCCCTTTGGCGCAAGGTCGTGGTAgacatgcgccgccgacgtcggcgacggccgcccgGACGCAttcgccgacggcgccgcgatcgGGACGTCTGCCAGCGCAATGAGCGCGCGTGCGATTGGGTGCGACGgcatgcgcacgccgaccgtcTGCTGCCCGCAGGTGACGGTGCGGGgcacgagcggctcgcCACTCTCTGCGCCTACCGGAAAGAGGAGCGTCAGCGGCCCCGGCCAGAAAGCGTCCATCAGCGCGGAGCACACGTTATTCACCTCGTACGACGCCGgaacgaggcggcggagcATCGCACGGTCGCTGACGTGCACAATCAGCGGGTTGTCCATCGGCCGGTTCTTGGCCTGGTAAATTTTCGCCGCAgactcggcacgcagcgcacacGCTCCCAGCCCGTACACGGTCTCGGTCGGAAACGCGAcaagctcgccgcggcgcaggtgcgcggcggcttcGTCGAGGCTCTTGCGGCCCTCGTCGGTGGcgaccgcgacgtcgacgcgctcagGCTCGCCCGGCCGCGCACAAAACGTGATCCCAAACGTGGGAGGTGATGGTACAGGGAGTATGGAGGTCGACATCGCGCGTCGTGCCTTGCTATACAAACCAAATGCCTCGAGCCGCcccgcggcgtggcgcatCCAGCAAAGAAAAAAAAAGAGTGGAGCCTCCACTAGCGGTCTTTGACCGCATAGgcgccgtacgtcgcgtGGGGATCGTACGTCTCCCAGCGGCTGGCGGGGAAGATGTGCTTGTGGCGGTTGTACcacgcgcgctcgacgaccttgCCCGCATGCGACTCGTCCTTTTCGACAGaagcgtcggcgagcatgcgcacgtcgtcgtgcaCGTCAAAGTGAAAGAGCGGCCCCGATTTGCCACGTGCTTTGTTCACCAGCAGCTCGTAGAACGTGAGGTGGTGGGGCAGGATCAGGTCCTCTTTGACGTACATCAGCGTGTCGGACGGCACGTTCTTCAGCGTAGGCACGTCTTTTcgcacggcctcgagaAAGTCGCCAATCGAGTCGCCTTTGTGGCACGCGACTTGGCCGCGGTGCCCGGTGCCGTCCCAGTAGGAGTAGGTAACGTGGATCGACTCCTTTTTAATAGCATCCTGCTTCGCCTGCcactcgtcgcgcagcgcatcgcgcatcTTTTtctcctcttcctcgcgctcgcggtcggGCAGGAAAGAGGTGTCGACGCTGGGATCCTTGACGCCCTTGTCGGTCTTGACGCGCTTCAGCGGCAcggcctcctcctcgtcctcctcgtccagtGCAAATGAAAGCTTGCTGTGCGCCTTGCGGCTCTTTTCGCGCCGTACCTCCTTCTTCTTttcacgcagcgcctgggcACGttcgtcggcacgctcttTTTCTTCGAGGATCTGCTCCTGCTTCCTCTGGAAGTCTTCGAGACGCACAAGTCCGACGGTCTCGAGCTTGAGCGAGTCCTCCGTCACGTCCTGCTTCCCGACGAAGCGGTCGCTgccggccgcagcgcgctccggcggcggcgcgctcccTTTCGATCGCGACGCGGCCTGCATGGCGGTTGTGTCTCGGCCGAGTTCTCCGCTTGGACCATGTCGCAAACGCCGAGTgtgtcgcgcagcagccgccAGCTGTGCTGGGAAAGCCGCGATAGCTACTATGCGTGCTTGACCTCCCACAAGATCCTCGCTCCACCGGGCACCGACATGTCAGACACCAAAgggccgctcggccgcggagGGTTTGCCGAGAAAACCTCGCCGGAGGAGCGTGCACGGATcctggccgagcagcgcgccaacGACCCGTGCACGCCACAGCGCGATGCGTACGAAAAGAACTGTGCGCAGAGCTGGGTACGTTGCTATGCTCACACAGGTCGATTACTTCAacaagcgccgcatcctcgacgagcgccaaAAACAGTTCTACGctgaggccgaggcgcgtgtcgcggcACAGAACAAGTAGCTACTCTATATGGGGGGTTGTAGGGCTGGCCTTTTGCAGCAGGGTatggcgcacgtcgcgcagcgcgccggtcgtcccgccggccgcgccacCGAGGAGCAGCATCCGGGGAAGCACGGGCGTAGGGAGGCGGACTGGGTAAGCAGGAAAACGTACAGGCAAGTCCCGCAATGAGCGCAGTCGCGAGGCCCGCAAGTGTGCCGTCCGACCAGTGGCCGAGGTACGCGAGCAGCGGGCGGtcctcgcgcggctcgtcgcgcacgcgctcggccggcTCCCAGCGGTTGCGCGCGTGCTCTGCCAGCACGTCAAGCAGGCAGAATCCACCGACCCAGCCGGCCATGTGCAGGCCGGTCTCGGCGCCGgtctgtgcgccgccgaggatcATGCGGTAATATTTCGTCTTGTTGTAAAAGTACCATCCTTGCACGGTTCGCGgcaggcggtgcgcatTCTCCGCAAGGAacacgagcgccgtgcgccgtgcgccgctcgccatGCCCGACAGGAACCCAAGCCCGAAGGCGGACGCCACGAGGAGCGTGCTGAGCGGCATGTGCACCGCGACCGGCGTGTGGTTTCCTTCCGGCACTTCTTCTGGGAGGTCGCTAGATGCAGCTTCAGCGACAGGCGCaggtgcaggcgccgtggccgccgccggcgccgccgccggcgcggatCCCCAAGGCCACCATCCCCCCATCGTCACGTGACGGTACGAAGATCCGAGTCAGACGACCCCGCTTCCACCATGCCGGCCCCAGGCGCAGATATGGCTGCGAAGCTTGACTTTTGGTCACAGCAGCTGCGGAATCTTCCGCGGCTTGCGCTGCCAACCGACTACCCCCGCCCGGCGAAGCAGAGTGTCGTGCACGCGATGAAGTCAGCCGTGCTCCCGGCGCAGGTgaccaaggcgctcgcgcgtctcgcgctgtacgaggacgaggcgcagcaggacgccgcgtcgcgatTCCAggaagacgaggaggaggcggcggATGAGGGTGTGCGTACCTATCACCTGCTCCTcaccgcgctcgtcgtgtTGATCCACCGCTACACCGGCGATACGGACGTGGTGATCGCCTCCAACGACCCCAcgaccggcgacgcgctcgtgctgcgtgTCATGGTCGAGCCGGAGGACTCGTTCTGGCAGGtcgcccgccgcgtgcaggccgtcgagacgcaggcggtgcgcaaCAGTGTGCCGTTCGAAGACCTGGAGAAGCGCATGgaagaggagcgcctcgcggccgagggcCCTGCGCCGGAGGGCGTGTCGAACCCCTTGTTCCGCGTGCGCTTCTTTGACGAGACCAACTcgcaggtgcgccgctTTATGCAGCGCACGAACCTCACGACGGACCTGAGTGTGTTTGTCacgccgcccgaggcgcacgtcgacccAGAGGAGGGCGCGTTGCATGCCGAGCCGGCCGCGCCTACGCAGCAGttccgtgcgccggcgcacgcaccggtcgcgctgcacatTTCCTACAATGCTCTACTCTTttccgcgcagcgcatccagggcatcctcgcgcagctctcgtcgctgatccgcgccgcagcacaGAACCCGCTCGCGCCCGTCGGCAAGATTGTGTTCCGcaccgcggccgaggcggcgttCCTGCCGGacccgcgccgcgacctcgACTGGTGCGGCTACCGCGGGAGCATCACGAGCATTTTTGAGGACAATGCGCGGCAGTTCCCTGACCGCCGCTGCCTCGTCGAGAGCATTGCATCGCAAGGTGcgcccgcgtcgcagcTGCGTACGGTGTCGTACGGCGAGCTGGACCGTGCAAGCAATGTCGTGGCGCACCGTCTGCTGGCCGCtggcgtgcagcgccaaGAAGTCGTGACGGTGTACGCCCACCGCGGCGTGGACCTCGTCGTGGCGGTCATTGCGACGCTCAAGGCCGGCGCAACGTTTAGCGTGATCGATCCGAGCTACCCGCCGAGCCGCCAGAACATCTACCTGCAGGTGGCGCGCCCCAGGGCGCTTGTCGTCCTTGCCAAGGCCGGCTCGATCCATCCCCAGGTCCGCCAGTGCatcgaggaggagctcgagctgcgtgtcgAGATTCCTGCCTtggagctgcgtgcggacGGCAGcctggtcggcggcgcggtcgacggcgcggatATCCTCGATACGACGCAGGACAAGGCCGCCAAGTCGACGggcctcgtgctcggccccgactcggtcgcgacgctctccTTCACCTCTGGCTCGACTGGCATTCCAAAGGGTGTGCAGGGCCGTCACTACTCGCTCACGCACTTTTTCCCGTGGATGGGCGGCTgcttcggcctcggccCCGGCGATCGCTTCACGATGCTGAGTGGTATTGCGCACGACCCGATCCAGCGCGACATCTTTACGCCGCTCTTCTTTGgtgccgagctgcacaTTCCGACGGCCGACGATATCGGCACGCCCGGTCGCCTGGCCGAGTGGATGGCCGTGTCAGGGGCCACGGTGACGCACCTCACGCCGGCAATGGGCCAGCTGCTCTCTGCGCAGGCCACCGCAGCGATTCCGAGCCTGCGTAACGCGTTCTTTGTCGGTGATATTTTGACCAAGCGCGACTGCACGCGTctccaggcgctcgcggcaaACGTGCGCATTATCAACATGTACGGCACGACCGagacgcagcgtgccgtgTCGTACTTTGCGATTCCCCCCGCAAGCGACGACGTGGCGTTCCTCAAGACGCAGAAGGATATCATGCCTGCAGGTCAGGGTATGGTCGACGTCCAGCTCCTGGTCGTGAACCGCAACGAGCGCCACGAGAcgtgcgccgtcggcgaggtgggCGAGATCTACGTGCGCTCCGGCGGCCTCGCAGAGGGCTACCTCGGCCCGCCCGAGGTCACTGCCGAAAAGTTCCTCACCAACTGGCTCGCGCCGGACCTGGTCATTGAAGACACGCTCAAGGGCACGCCCGAGGGCCAGTACTGGAAGGGGCCGCGCGACCGAATGTACCGCACCGGCGACCTCGGCCGCTACCTCCCCGACGGACGCGTCGAGTGCACGGGCCGTGCAGACGACCAGATCAAGATCCGTGGCTTCCGtatcgagctcggcgagatcgACACGCACCTGTCGCGCCACGCCAACGTGCGCGAGAATGTGACGTTTGTGCGCCGTGACAAGGACGAGGAAAAGGTCCTGGTCTCGTACTTTGTGCCGAcggacgacgtgcacgcAGATGCCGACGACGTGAACCTGCCCGAGGATGTCGGCAatgtgcagcgcgaggtcctGCGTGGCATCGGCCGCTACCGCGCGCTGATCAAGGACATCCGCGAGTACCTCAAGCAGAAGCTGCCTGCCTACTCGGTGCCGACGCTCTTTGTGCCGCTGTCCAAGATGCCGCTGAACCCCAACGGCAAGGTCGACAAGCCCGCGCTGCCGTTCCCGGACAcggtgcttgcgcagcgcctcgcccacgcctcgtcctccgcacaggccgccgcgccgcgtaGCAACACCGAACAGACGCTGAGCAAGCTCTGGGCCGAGCTCCTCCAAGGCGTCGAGGACcccgtgccgctcgacgagtcGTTCTTTGACCTCGGCGGCCACTCGatcctcgcgacgcgcctcgtgtttgccgtgcgccaggcCTTTGCCGTGCACGTcccgctcggcctcgtgtttgacgcgccgacgatccgtacgctcgcgcaggccgtcgATACGCTGCGCAACGGCGACCTCGTGCTGAGCGCGGGCCCGACGGAAGAaaaggccgccgaggtcgcgTATGCGGacgacgccaaggcgcttGAGGCCGAGCTGCCCGCCGCCtttggcgcgccggccgccggcgcgggccgCACTGTGCTCCTGACCGGTGCGACGGGCTTCCTCGGCGCATTTGTCTTGTACGACCTGCTGCACAACCGCAAGGACGTCGCCAAGGTGTACGTGCACAcccgtgcgcgcgaccatgcggcggccgtgcagcgcctgcgcgacgcgctctcCTCGCGTGGACTGTGGGAAGAGGCGTGGGTCGCCAacggccgcctcgacgcggtcgtcggcgacctcggcgagccgcgTCTTGGCTTTAGCGACGCAGACTACCAGCGCATggaggccgaggtcgaTGCGATCGTGCACAACGGTGCGCTGGTGCACTGGGTGTACCCCTACTCgaagctgcgtgcgcccaACGTCCTGTCGACCGTCGCCGCGATGCACCTTGCGGCGTCCGGCAAGCCCAAGTCGCTCACGTTTgtctcgtcgacctcggcgctggACACGGACTACTACGTGCGCCTCTCGGACACGATCCAGGCGACCAACACCGAGAGCCTGCGTGGCGTgagcgaggacgacgacctgcacggcagtgcgcacggcctcaCGAGCGGCTATGGCCAGTCGAAGTGGGTCGCTGAGCGCCTGGTgatggcggcggcgcagcgtggcCTCAAGGCCGCGATCGTGCGCCCGGGCTACATTGTCGGTGACTCGCACACGGCGGTGACCAACACGGACGACTTCCTCTTCCGCCTGGTCAAGGGCAGCGTCCAGCTCGGCCGCATCCCGGACATGGACAACACGGTGAACATGGTGCCGGTCGACCACGTTGCGCGTGTCACgtcgctcgctgcgctcgccgcgccgacgttcccggcgtcgagcgtgacgcacgcgcccgtCTTCCACGTCACGTCGCACCCGAGCATCCGGTACAACGAgttcctcggcgcgctcaaGCGCTACGGCTGGGCGGTGGAGCAGTGCGAGTACGTCGActggcgtgcgcagctcgagaacCACGTcgtggcgagcgcgggAAGCGACGCGGAGGCCAACGCGCTCTTCCCGCTGCTGCACTTtgtcctcgacgacctccCGACGTCGACCAAGTCGGCagagctcgacgacgcgcacaccgacgcgctcctcgacgcggcgcacgagcaggACGTTGTGCGCGGCGTGAACGGCGACCTTCTCGGCCTGTACTTTGCCtggctcgtcgccgtcggct
This window of the Malassezia japonica chromosome 4, complete sequence genome carries:
- the PKP2_1 gene encoding putative protein kinase YGL059W (antiSMASH:Cluster_2; COG:T; EggNog:ENOG503NVS5) produces the protein MTLAQRLPRVGAARLWTSARVCGAPRISTPSTAAASDEDSAALGRFFYRNRMVEQWANVPAKRTTLRQLILFGQSARRNRALLMESANYLRTELTTRIAHRLRDMQTLPFVAMSNEQLDSIYQYYWSTFETLRRMDKIQTLEQNEELIRVVTQLLSERKSKLSLIAGISRECVHYMEPETVDLFLARMLRSQVSREVLAKQHIALSVMQSSGKEPRISTKIGMIDTHLSVLQAIEKSVAIARESIAQLYNWSTDDTRIPNVVVEGDTDVHIAYLPAHLEFILLELCKVSMQSTMRHYRTDGEATPNPPDVRLTIVEGPDRADMTIRISDRGGGLTATAAPDRSQAENLATRARGPIMLAGSDEAGHANDESGLVWSFMNIGEQLEKMNIQLEQTSTSERDANLIDGAVTPDPTVSYPGGDGLMRLSVLSMESKNGLPIVNLYAELFGGGLDFRTLEGYGTDIYLRLPKFGTSKELHE
- a CDS encoding uncharacterized protein (antiSMASH:Cluster_2; EggNog:ENOG503Q23D) is translated as MSVLKGLFAALGAYWLVVFWRRWSIHTRTQQFVLEQRRKAGIPDSDKRPLAEAAADAAQRRQRAFEEQLKECQDVFGRAQPAPQRTVPKENPGKAVRASRAPSHEPAPPAPPAMQRNRTITRSNAHGHKRAHSDADGAAAKRNRTAPAKATDTEAPRKRHAEDEPPRTRKAARKEPVDDDEEMADVSGTDLSDSSQPYDSDAESMDEEDELVPGDEHGPRKREADTTMDHGPGDEWLDANGLRWRIGEDGIPRRLVTLVEMKPKYRMPRDATHADSKTKVPTYIEKFLSHDEYEEAKRKKQLSWQHELALAKNTDAGSPMALASDDNVEDSLASLVSRRSKAQLRRTGGELLYNDATRTPQQLARSRASSVAGDDSFGASMSDDSRSFSSSISANVSGDNLSASRRLALGRSPAPRASPHLLRAQRYAASPSPLSPARSALDQAAKRRREEQLMAQIRANREAKAKAAPKPGPPAPKLEAPAPPKLEAPAPAEPTQKPAEAKPAAPVFTFGK
- the srk1 gene encoding MAPK-activated protein kinase Srk1 (EggNog:ENOG503NUAK; antiSMASH:Cluster_2; SMCOG1030:serine/threonine protein kinase; COG:T), whose translation is MSVPAADMSTDSASEVSTPPIAVSAAQVTPATVAGTTAVPMFLSPSPSQQSIWSANGPPAQPATDASRAPEAKTIHQQVEQIVAQEREAAAAALPRYEGLPEQFELVEKLGDGTFSVVYKALDHASGKHVAVKIVRKQDKSQDAQRVDPALREQNRATERATILKEVQIMRRLRHDSIVQLLSFTESDEHCFLVMELLNGGELFEQIVKLTYLSEPLARHVILQVAHGIRYMHEECGIVHRDIKPENLLFDSLEIIPSENPVKRPYDEDKMDEGVFRDGIGGGGIGRVKIADFGLSKIVWEENTKTPCGTVGYAAPEIVKDEQYSKSVDMWALGCVLYTLLCGFPPFYDESIKTLSEKVSKGEYSFLSPWWDDISDSAKDLVSHLLTVDVSKRFTIDQFLAHEWCRAADPSTAEAIPIPHSAAKADAKVHWHRQDHVLDSPLLAPAHRKDADEDAGVRTANAYRLREAFDVSFAVHRIEEEMQQRMRVSKESRRERAWRSINADSGDDERRTVDAARRRHGKDAARAISERRQTVLQKDKNDTPPRRQAFNLHLEGATILERRKRAVAQGDTAKSELPHYTAEALIPIPSGVA
- a CDS encoding L-threonylcarbamoyladenylate synthase (antiSMASH:Cluster_2; EggNog:ENOG503NU6F; BUSCO:EOG09262FW1; COG:J) — encoded protein: MSTSILPVPSPPTFGITFCARPGEPERVDVAVATDEGRKSLDEAAAHLRRGELVAFPTETVYGLGACALRAESAAKIYQAKNRPMDNPLIVHVSDRAMLRRLVPASYEVNNVCSALMDAFWPGPLTLLFPVGAESGEPLVPRTVTCGQQTVGVRMPSHPIARALIALADVPIAAPSANASGRPSPTSAAHVYHDLAPKGVLKYIVDGGACSVGVESTVVDAVTVPGEVRVLRPGGVSVEGIRDALAAHGLLAGAPNATSDAAELRVYGKTLERTKAAEETPTTPGMKYRHYSPEARVLLVQHAATSDVSLRALLEKQCAALQEAAAGAHDATAARRHAGATRIGVMCAVDSPLMAVVAELAPSLSSWAGERRAEAGGSRLSPVVAAGEQRMCVYSLGLLATPAMAAQRLFDGLRTLDAEVVWDGAAGACDLILVEEIPETGMGLAVMNRLQKAATETVAVGRI
- a CDS encoding uncharacterized protein (antiSMASH:Cluster_2; COG:S; EggNog:ENOG503NU7P) → MQAASRSKGSAPPPERAAAGSDRFVGKQDVTEDSLKLETVGLVRLEDFQRKQEQILEEKERADERAQALREKKKEVRREKSRKAHSKLSFALDEEDEEEAVPLKRVKTDKGVKDPSVDTSFLPDREREEEEKKMRDALRDEWQAKQDAIKKESIHVTYSYWDGTGHRGQVACHKGDSIGDFLEAVRKDVPTLKNVPSDTLMYVKEDLILPHHLTFYELLVNKARGKSGPLFHFDVHDDVRMLADASVEKDESHAGKVVERAWYNRHKHIFPASRWETYDPHATYGAYAVKDR
- a CDS encoding uncharacterized protein (EggNog:ENOG503P6QT; antiSMASH:Cluster_2; BUSCO:EOG09265GYD; COG:S), translating into MSQTPSVSRSSRQLCWESRDSYYACLTSHKILAPPGTDMSDTKGPLGRGGFAEKTSPEERARILAEQRANDPCTPQRDAYEKNCAQSWVDYFNKRRILDERQKQFYAEAEARVAAQNK